In the Desulfofalx alkaliphila DSM 12257 genome, ATGATGTTTCGGTAGGCGGTAAAATACTGGTGGCCGACGGGTTAATTGAACTTGAAGTAGAGGAAATAAGCGGCCCGGAAGTCCGTTGCCGGGTGATTAACGGCGGTGAACTTAAAAGTCGCAAAGGTGTTAATTTGCCGGGCATAAGGGTTAATCTACCCTCCATTACAGACAAGGATATAGCCGACATATTGTTTGGTGCCGAGCAGGGTGTGGACTTTATTGCTGCGTCATTTATCCGTAAACCGGCAGATGTATTGGCCATTAGGGATATTTTAGAAGAATGCCAGGCCGATATACATATTATTTCTAAAATTGAAAGCCGCGAGGCTGTGGACAATATAGCTGAAATTTTGAAGGTGTCAGACGGAATTATGGTGGCCAGGGGTGACCTGGGGGTTGAAATACCGGCAGAGGACGTGCCCATGATCCAAAAGATGCTGATAGAACAGGCCAATAAGGTAGGTAAGCCTGTTATTACCGCCACCCAAATGTTAGAGTCCATGACCCACAACCCAAGACCCACAAGGGCTGAAGCATCAGATGTGGCCAACGCTATCTTAGACGGTACCGATGCCATTATGCTTTCCGGAGAAAGCGCCGCGGGCAAATACCCGGTGGAGGCAGTGGAAACCATGAACCGCATTGCATTAAGGGTGGAAAAAAGCTACCCCTACTGCGAATACTTTACCAGGTACAGTGAAATTAAAGAGAGAACGGTTACCGACGGCATCAGCAGTGCAGTGTGCGGCATCTCCAGGGATTTGGAGGCAGCTGCCATCCTCACCGCCACTGCATCGGGGCATACCGCCCGCATGATATCTAAATACCGCCCCAGATGCCCCATTATAGCTGTTACACCCCGGGCCCAGGTGATGCGCAAAATGGCTTTGGTTTGGGGTGTAGAGCCCCTAACAGTGGGGGATATAAACAGCACTGACGAAATGATATCTGCCACTGTGGAAGTGGCGCTGGCCTCGGGAATAATTAAAGCCGGCGACCTGGTGGTTATCACAGCCGGTGTTCCGGTGGGTGTCCATGGCACCACCAACCTATTAAAGGTGCACACCGTGGGCCGCATACTGGGCCAGGGCAGTGGCATAGGCCAACAGGCAGCCACAGGCTTGGCCAAGATTTGCCGCAAGGCCGACGAGGCCAAGGAAAAAATCCAATCAGGCGACATAATGGTGGCCATAGGAACAGATCGCGATTTTGTGCCTTATATGGAAAAGTGTTCCGCTGTCATTACCGAAGAAGGCGGAATTACTTCCCATGCTGCCATAGTGGGATTAAATATCGGCATACCTGTTATTGTGGGCGTTGAAGATGCCACCAGAATAATCCCCGACGGAGAAACAATCACCGTGGACGGCCAAAGGGGCTTAATATACAGTGGCACCGCCCGGGTGATGTAATATAAAAATTAACATACTTTTAACCTATTATTGATCTGGTGTTAACATGTGCCGGTTATAATGCTAAGCAGTGTACAAGGCGGGGATAAGAACTGCGTGGGGCGGTTCCGATCCTTGCCGTTTTTTATACCCGCTTTTCCCGTTCAAAAGGAAAGTGGGTTTTTACTTTTTGGGTCAACTTT is a window encoding:
- the pyk gene encoding pyruvate kinase, translated to MRRTKIVCTIGPASEDLETLKKMMLAGMNVARMNFSHGNHEDHGRRIALVRQAAEELGKNVAIMLDTKGPEIRLGTFAQEPILLRAGDSFTLTTEEIEGDNSRVSVTYKELPDDVSVGGKILVADGLIELEVEEISGPEVRCRVINGGELKSRKGVNLPGIRVNLPSITDKDIADILFGAEQGVDFIAASFIRKPADVLAIRDILEECQADIHIISKIESREAVDNIAEILKVSDGIMVARGDLGVEIPAEDVPMIQKMLIEQANKVGKPVITATQMLESMTHNPRPTRAEASDVANAILDGTDAIMLSGESAAGKYPVEAVETMNRIALRVEKSYPYCEYFTRYSEIKERTVTDGISSAVCGISRDLEAAAILTATASGHTARMISKYRPRCPIIAVTPRAQVMRKMALVWGVEPLTVGDINSTDEMISATVEVALASGIIKAGDLVVITAGVPVGVHGTTNLLKVHTVGRILGQGSGIGQQAATGLAKICRKADEAKEKIQSGDIMVAIGTDRDFVPYMEKCSAVITEEGGITSHAAIVGLNIGIPVIVGVEDATRIIPDGETITVDGQRGLIYSGTARVM